In one Alphaproteobacteria bacterium SS10 genomic region, the following are encoded:
- the motA gene encoding flagellar motor stator protein MotA, which translates to MLVIIGWIVVTVCTLGGYAALGGKLAVLWQPFEVVIIVGSGIGAYIVANNKTILKATIHEIKVNFKGNKYDKDAYLELLSMLYAVFRTAKTKGWLALEQHIENPHESELFQQFPTFYADHHAVTFLCDYLRIISMGSDNAFEIEALMDEELEVHHAEQHQVSSAVQTMADGLPALGIVAAVLGVIKTMGSITEPPEVLGKLIGGALVGTFLGVWVAYGFVGPLASSLKVRHEGESKYYTAMKIALLANLQGYAPALSVEFARKTLFSDVRPSFAEVEEATAAVAAPA; encoded by the coding sequence ATGCTGGTTATCATTGGATGGATTGTGGTGACGGTTTGCACCCTCGGCGGCTATGCGGCGCTGGGCGGTAAACTCGCCGTTTTGTGGCAGCCCTTTGAGGTTGTCATCATCGTCGGTTCCGGCATTGGCGCGTACATCGTCGCCAACAACAAGACGATCCTCAAGGCGACCATTCACGAGATTAAGGTCAACTTCAAAGGCAACAAATACGACAAGGATGCCTATCTGGAGTTGCTGTCCATGCTTTACGCGGTGTTCCGCACGGCCAAGACCAAGGGCTGGCTAGCGCTAGAGCAGCATATTGAAAACCCGCATGAGAGTGAGCTGTTCCAACAGTTCCCAACCTTCTACGCGGATCACCATGCCGTCACCTTCCTCTGTGACTACCTCCGCATCATCTCGATGGGCTCAGACAACGCCTTTGAGATTGAGGCGTTGATGGATGAGGAGTTGGAAGTTCACCACGCAGAGCAGCATCAGGTGTCGAGCGCCGTTCAAACCATGGCAGATGGCCTCCCGGCCCTCGGTATCGTCGCGGCGGTCCTTGGCGTGATTAAGACCATGGGCTCGATCACTGAACCACCTGAGGTTCTCGGTAAGCTCATCGGTGGTGCGCTGGTTGGTACCTTCCTTGGGGTTTGGGTGGCCTATGGTTTTGTTGGCCCGCTCGCTAGCTCCCTGAAGGTTCGTCATGAGGGTGAGTCCAAGTACTACACCGCCATGAAGATTGCCCTGCTCGCCAACCTGCAAGGTTACGCGCCTGCCCTCTCCGTTGAGTTTGCCCGCAAGACGCTGTTCAGCGATGTGCGTCCATCCTTCGCTGAGGTTGAGGAAGCAACCGCAGCTGTTGCCGCCCCGGCATAA